GCTCGCCCTGTTCGCGCAGGGCGGCGGCCAGTTCCACCCCGCGCCAGGCGTAAGGGCACAGGAAATCGAAGAAAAGGTCTGTCATGCCCCAGTGTAAGGAGATCCGAGCGCCGGAAAGCAAGAGTGAAATGTGGTTTTCTTCCATTTTTTAAACGCTTTGGCCCGGCTATGCGGTGACGGATCAGGTTCAGGCGCTCCCTCGAAAAGGAAAGGCAAGGTATGGCAAAGACTGCCATTTTCGCGCGCCCAGCCGCACTAGAGCATGGATACCGCGCGGCAGGCTGCTTTTTTGAAGCGCATTCTGAACAGGCTTTAACCCCACCCGGCACTGCCTGCCAGGACGGCTGCGCTACACCGGAAGCATGAGCACCCTTCCCCAGCAGTTCGAGAACGCCGTCGCCAGCAACGAGGCCGCCGAGCAACTGGCCCGTGAGCTGCAACCCCTGGTGAGGCAGGCCGAGGCACTGCTGCCTCAGGCCGTGCAGGACGCTTTGCGCGGTGAATGGCTGGGGCACCCGCTCCACCCGGCGCTGGTTCACCTGCCGCTGGGCGGGTGGATCGCCGCCGCTGCCCTGGACGCCTGGCCCGGCGGGGACGAGGACACCGAAAAGGCCGCCGACCTGGCGTTGCTGCTGGCGACCCTGGGGGCCCTGCCGACGCTGGCTGCAGGCTGGACGGAATGGGCAGAGTTGCAGCGGCAGCCGCGCCGCACCGGCGTGGTTCACGGGTTGATGGAGGAAACGGCGTTCTTTCTGAACGTCACGTCTCTGCTGGCCCGCAGAAAGGGCAACCGCCGCCTCGGCAAGCTGCTGTCCGGCGCAGGTCTGGGGCTCGCGCTGGCGGGCGGGCTGCTGGGCGGTCAACTGGTGTACGGGCACGGCGTGGGCGTCAAGGAGACCAGGCGTTAGATGGTTTCGGCGCACATCTGAGAAGGGCGACCAGAAGAATGAAGATCCCGGACGTGCTCATTCAAGCGGGCATCGATCATCGCTCGGTTAAGCCGCTGCACGGCCCCTCATCCGTTACCCTGCTGATATGAACCGTTCCCCTGACCTGGTGAAGCTGGCCGTGGTGCAGATGCACATGACGGACAACCTGGACGACAATGTTTCCCGCGCTATGGCGCACGTGCGCGACGCCGCACGGCAGGGGGCGCAGGTCATTTTGCTGCCAGAGCTGTTCGAGAACCTGTACTTCTGTCAGGTGGAGCGCGAGGAGTACTTCGACCTGGCGCACGAGGTCGAGGGGCACCCGTTTATCGGGAAGTTTCAGGAGCTGGCGAGGGAACTGGGCGTGGTGCTGCCCCTGTCGTACTTCGAGAAGGCCGGGCAGGCGCACTACAACAGCCTGGTGTGCATCGACGCCGACGGCACGCTGCTGGGCAATTACCGCAAGACCCACATCCCCGACGGCCCCGGTTACGAGGAAAAGTATTACTTCAATCCGGGCGACACGGGCTTCAAGGTGTGGGACACGCGCTTTGGCCGCATCGGCGTGGGCATCTGCTGGGATCAGTGGTATCCCGAGACGGCGCGGGCCATGATGCTGCTGGGCGCGGATTTCCTGCTGTACCCCACCGCCATTGGATCGGAACCCGCCGAGGTGGAGACGCCCAACACGCACCACATGTGGCAGCGGGCCATGGTGGGCCACGCGGTCAGCAACAGCACGTATGTGGGCGCGGCCAACCGCATTGGCACGGAGGTCGTGAACGGTCAGGAGCAGACCTACTACGGTCACGCCTTCATCAGTGACTTTACCGGCGAGCTGGTCGCGGAATTCGGCGCTGTGGAAGAAGGCCCGCTGCTGCACGACCTGAACCTGGCCGAGGCCCGCAAGTTTCGCGCTGGGATGGGCTTTTTCCGGGATCGCCGCCCGGAACTGTACGGCCCGCTGCTGACCACCGACGGCGTGACCCGGCGCGGGTAAAACCTCAGCAAGAAGGGAGGCGGCGTGTGGCAACGCCGACTCTCCTCTTTTTCTATTTCTATGTCCTGCCTTCAGAACTTCCGGTTTTACGGGCAGAGGTCAGGGGCAGTGGCCGGGGCCGGTGAGGCCGTTGTTGTAGTCGTCCAGGGCGCTCATCCAGGCGTTGACCTGGGCGCGGTCGGCCTTGCTGAGGGTGGCCCAGCTTGCGCTGTCATGGAGGGCCAGGAAGGGGTCGGCGGCAATGACGCTGCTCACGGCAACCGCGTTCATGACCGCAGGGTACAGCGGCCCACGTTGCCCCCTGCACGACTAGTCGACCGGGCGGCTTGAAGGTCGAGTTGTGCCTCTGTCACCCTGGAGCATGACCCTGCCTGTCCATGCAGCCAGCAGCCCGGACGTCCTGAGTGCCGTGAACGCGCTGTGGGAACCCTCGGCCATCCCCGATCCTTACGGGCGCTACGAGGCCGTGCGCGGCCTGAGCCGGGACGGGCTGCTGTTCCTGCCGGAGTGGAACGCCTGGTTTGCCACCGGGTACGCGGCCAACAGCGCGGTGTTGCGCTCGCCGGCAGCCCTGAGCGGCCAGTGGCTGGCGGGGGTGCCGCAGGGCGCCGTGTCGGACGGCATGCAGCTCCTGCGTCACATGATGCTGTGGCACAACGGCCTGCCGCACGCGCGCCTGCGTGGGCTGGTGCAAAAGGCCTTTACGCCCAGGGTCGTGGAGGAGCAGCGCGACCTGGTGCGCTCGCTGCTGGCCGATCTGCTGCGGGACGCCCAGAAGCGTGACAGTGCGGGAGAGACAGAAGAAGTGGAGATCGTGGCCGCCCTGGCGCACCCCCTGCCGGCCCGCGTGATCATGAAGATGCTGGGCTTACAGGGCGGGGACGAGGAGAAATTCCTGCGCTGGTCCGGCAGTGTCGCGGAGCTGCTGGGCGGCGCGGATCAGTCGCCTGCCCTGCTGGCGCGCATCGACGCCGACGCCCGCGAGATGCGGTCTTTTTTCCGTGACCTGGCCGATGAACTGCGCCTCCACCCGCAACCCGGCCTGCTCTCGGCCCTGGCCGCCGCCCAGGACGGGGGGCAGCAGCTCAGCGGCGACGAGCTGCTCTCGAACGCCGTGCTGCTGCTGACGGCCGGGCACGAAACCACCAGCAACCTGATTCCCGGCGGGCTGCTGGAGCTCTCGCGCCAGCCCGGCGCCTGGGCGGCGCTGGTGCATGACCCGCGTCACCCGGGCGTGGCCGACGAACTGCTGCGCGTGGTCGCCCCGGTGCAGTTCGACGGGCGGCAGCTGGGGGCCGACCTTCAGGTGGGAGACCAGACCCTGAAAGCCGGACAGGGCGTGCAGCTGATCCTGGCCGCCGCCAACCGCGACCCGCAGGTCTTTGCGGATCCGGCCTGCCTCGACTGGGACAGACCGGGCAGCAGCCGCCACCTGGCTTTTGCCGCTGGGCCACACTACTGCCTGGGGGCCAGCCTGGCGCGCCTGGAAATTACGGAAGTATTCGCGGCGCTGGCCGGGCGTTTCCCGAATCTGAAGGTCACGCAGCCGCACCCGCCGTACAAACCCAACCCGGTGCTGCGCGGCCCGCAGGAACTGCACGTCCGGCTGGGCTGAACCGGTCGTCTTACTCCCGGGGTCAGGTGTCCTCGGCCTGGGGCGTCAAGGTGGGCTGATCCGGCAACGTGAACGAGAACGTCGCGCCCGCGCCCGGAGCGCTGTTGACCCAGATGCGCCCCCCGTGCTGCTCCACGGCGCTGCGCGTCACCGACAGGCCAATCCCGCTGCCGCCGTACTGGCTGGCGTGGTGCAGCCGCCGGAACGCCTCGAAAATCCGCTCGTGGTACTTTTCCTCGATGCCAATGCCGTTGTCCTGCACGTGAAACACCCAGGCGTCGTCGCCCCGCTCGGCCCGCACGCCGACCAGCGGGGCACGCGCCTCGTCCCTGAATTTCAGGGCGTTGCCCAGCAGGTTCAGGAACACGTGGTGCAGCAGCTCGCGGTTGGCGGTCACGGTCGGGAGCGGCCTCACGTGCAGTTCGCCCTGCACCTCGGCCAGGCGCGTTTGCAGTTCCTGACGCACTTCACCGAGCAATGTGTTCAGGTCGACCGCCGTGGCCGTGCGCGTGGAGCGCTGCACCCGCGAGAACACCAGCAGGTCCTGAATCAGGTTCTTCAGGCGGTGCGTGGCCGACATGATGAATTCGACATACGTGTCGGCCCGCTCGTCGAGTTGCCCGCTGTAACGCCGGGCCAGCAGCTCGGTATAGCTGCCGATGGTGCGCAGCGGCTCCTGAAGGTCGTGGCTGGCCACGTAGGCGAACCGCTCCAGTTCACCGTTGCTGCGCTGCAGGTTCTGGTTGACCTGCTGCAGGTTCAGGTTCACCTGTTCCAGCGCCGCGCGCTGCGCCTGAAGCTGCTGCTCGCGCTCGGCCACCGCCGCCGCCATCTGGTGCACCTGACCGCCCAGTTCGTCCAGCTCACGAACGCGCAGCGGCTCGATGCGGCGCCCGTACTCGCCCGAGGCGATGCGGCGGGTGTTCTCGGTCAGGGCGCCCACGTACCGCGCGAGCAGCCGCAGCACCTGCCGCCCGGCCCACGCCAGCAGCAGCAGCCCGCACAGCACGCCCAGCGGCAGCAGCCGCAGGCGGTTCAGGGCGGCGCGGCTGTCCGCCACGGCGCCCGTCAGGCGGGTGTTCTCGAAGCTGATCATGTCCGCGAGCACCTGCTTGGCCCGCACGGTGTGGGCCAGCCCCTGCCCCCCGCTGACGAGCTGCACGGCCCGCTCTAGCGACTCGCGCCGCGCCGCCATTTCCGGTTCGGCGGCCTCCCGTTGCCACAATTCCACCTCGTTCAGCAGCCGCGTCAGGTGGCGGCGTTGCCGCTCGCTGATGATGCGCGGGCGGTACTCGGCGACGTGACCCTGAAAATCCAGACGGCCCTGCGTGTACGGTTTCAGGAAGGCCGCCTGGCCGGTGATCACGAAGCCGCGCTCGCCGTTCTCCATGTTCGAGAGGTCGGTGACCATGTGCCGCAGCAGCGTCAGGCGGGCCTGCGAGTCGGTAACGAGCCTGTTGCCGCTGGCGATGGTCTGCAAACTGCTGATCAGGACGCCCAGCGCCAGCAACAGCAGCACCAGCGGCAAAATCAGGGGTTCGAGCAGCACCCTGGTCAGCGAACGGCTGCGCGGGGGACGGAAAGGACGCTGGGCAGGAAGGGCGGAAAAATCGGCGTGGTGGCCGGGGCCTGGAGACATCGCACTGCCAACTATACGGCGCCGCGTCGGCGGGGATGGACAGCGCCTGGAATGACGCTGCCTTCACCGGTGGGGGCTACACTGGCGGCCGTGCTGTGGACGGATGCCCGCGTGATGCTGCGCCTGCTGGCGCTGCTGCTGACCAGCGAACTGGTCAGGACGGGCTTTTTCGTGGCGGTGCTGCCACTGGTCGGCCCCCGGCTGGGCCTGAACGCCGGGGTCATTGGCCTGATGGTCGGGGTGCACTACCTGATGGACGCCCTGGCCAAGGGGCCGCTGGGCCTGGTCGCCGAACGCTGGGGCGTGGGCCGCCTGCTGCTGCTGGGAAC
The Deinococcus fonticola genome window above contains:
- a CDS encoding cytochrome P450, with product MTLPVHAASSPDVLSAVNALWEPSAIPDPYGRYEAVRGLSRDGLLFLPEWNAWFATGYAANSAVLRSPAALSGQWLAGVPQGAVSDGMQLLRHMMLWHNGLPHARLRGLVQKAFTPRVVEEQRDLVRSLLADLLRDAQKRDSAGETEEVEIVAALAHPLPARVIMKMLGLQGGDEEKFLRWSGSVAELLGGADQSPALLARIDADAREMRSFFRDLADELRLHPQPGLLSALAAAQDGGQQLSGDELLSNAVLLLTAGHETTSNLIPGGLLELSRQPGAWAALVHDPRHPGVADELLRVVAPVQFDGRQLGADLQVGDQTLKAGQGVQLILAAANRDPQVFADPACLDWDRPGSSRHLAFAAGPHYCLGASLARLEITEVFAALAGRFPNLKVTQPHPPYKPNPVLRGPQELHVRLG
- a CDS encoding sensor histidine kinase, whose amino-acid sequence is MSPGPGHHADFSALPAQRPFRPPRSRSLTRVLLEPLILPLVLLLLALGVLISSLQTIASGNRLVTDSQARLTLLRHMVTDLSNMENGERGFVITGQAAFLKPYTQGRLDFQGHVAEYRPRIISERQRRHLTRLLNEVELWQREAAEPEMAARRESLERAVQLVSGGQGLAHTVRAKQVLADMISFENTRLTGAVADSRAALNRLRLLPLGVLCGLLLLAWAGRQVLRLLARYVGALTENTRRIASGEYGRRIEPLRVRELDELGGQVHQMAAAVAEREQQLQAQRAALEQVNLNLQQVNQNLQRSNGELERFAYVASHDLQEPLRTIGSYTELLARRYSGQLDERADTYVEFIMSATHRLKNLIQDLLVFSRVQRSTRTATAVDLNTLLGEVRQELQTRLAEVQGELHVRPLPTVTANRELLHHVFLNLLGNALKFRDEARAPLVGVRAERGDDAWVFHVQDNGIGIEEKYHERIFEAFRRLHHASQYGGSGIGLSVTRSAVEQHGGRIWVNSAPGAGATFSFTLPDQPTLTPQAEDT
- a CDS encoding DUF2231 domain-containing protein translates to MSTLPQQFENAVASNEAAEQLARELQPLVRQAEALLPQAVQDALRGEWLGHPLHPALVHLPLGGWIAAAALDAWPGGDEDTEKAADLALLLATLGALPTLAAGWTEWAELQRQPRRTGVVHGLMEETAFFLNVTSLLARRKGNRRLGKLLSGAGLGLALAGGLLGGQLVYGHGVGVKETRR
- the aguB gene encoding N-carbamoylputrescine amidase, coding for MNRSPDLVKLAVVQMHMTDNLDDNVSRAMAHVRDAARQGAQVILLPELFENLYFCQVEREEYFDLAHEVEGHPFIGKFQELARELGVVLPLSYFEKAGQAHYNSLVCIDADGTLLGNYRKTHIPDGPGYEEKYYFNPGDTGFKVWDTRFGRIGVGICWDQWYPETARAMMLLGADFLLYPTAIGSEPAEVETPNTHHMWQRAMVGHAVSNSTYVGAANRIGTEVVNGQEQTYYGHAFISDFTGELVAEFGAVEEGPLLHDLNLAEARKFRAGMGFFRDRRPELYGPLLTTDGVTRRG